TAGGCATTCGGCAACCATAAATATAATGGGAACATCGCAGCCTTAACGCCAAATACCACTAACAGCAATAAACCGGCAGCGGCAATCAAGCCTAAGTCTTCTGCAGGCGCGACCGATATTTTGGCGGCCATATCGGCAATATTTAGTGTGCCGACCGCACCGTAGAGCGCACCAACAGCAAACAAGAATAAGGTTGAGCCAATCAGGTTAATCACCACATAATGTAAACCCGCCTTGGTGCGTAAGCGCCCACCACCATGCAAAAGCAAACCATAGGAGGCGAGTAGTAAAACTTCAAAGAACACAAACAGGTTAAACACATCACCCGTTAAAAATGCACCATTTAAGCCAAATAATTGCAGTTGAAATAACACATGAAAGTGTGAACCTTGCTTGTCATACTTGGTTGCAATCGCATACCAAAGTGCACCTAAAGCCAGCAAGGAGGTAATCAAAACCATTAAGGCCGACAGTTGGTCTAGTACAAATACGATGCCAAACGGTGCGATCCAGTTACCCGCTAAATAAACCTGATGAACACCGGTGAGTGAGAGTTTAACCATCTCAATGCTCATAAACACCAGGCCTAATACGACCAGTAGGTTAAGTGAACGTTGCAGACGTAAGCCACCCATGCGAGCGAATAACAAAACAAAACCGGCGATGAGTGGCAATAAAACAGCCCAGGCGGTTAACTGCATCATGATTTTGCCTCCTGGTTGTTATGACTGCTGATTTGTTCAGGCAGCCGTTCATCATCCGCTAGGTGTAAACCATCCACATGGTCATTCCCCATTTCACCCCGAGCCTTTAGCGCTAATACAATTAAGAAGGCGGTCATACCAAACGCAATTACTATCGCGGTTAACACTAAAGCTTGTGGCAGCGGGTCAGCATAACCAGCCGCGGCGGCATCAATTACCGCCGGTTGGCCAATGGTTAAACGTCCCATTGCAAACAAAAACACGTTAACGGCATAGGCCAATAAAGTTAAACCTAATACGACCGGAAAGGTGCGGGCACGCAGGGTTAAATACACACCCGCGCTGGTCATAACCCCGATAAGAATTGCAATTAACCATTCCATTGTTTTGTCTCCTGTTGAGGGCTGTGACCATTATGGTGAGAGGCATAACTCAGCTTGCCGAGTTGAACCAAACTCATCACCGTTGCGCCGACCACGACAAGGAAAACCCCAACGTCAA
The Thiomicrospira pelophila DSM 1534 genome window above contains:
- a CDS encoding Na+/H+ antiporter subunit C → MEWLIAILIGVMTSAGVYLTLRARTFPVVLGLTLLAYAVNVFLFAMGRLTIGQPAVIDAAAAGYADPLPQALVLTAIVIAFGMTAFLIVLALKARGEMGNDHVDGLHLADDERLPEQISSHNNQEAKS